From the genome of Alicyclobacillus sp. SO9:
TGTTTCAGTCGCTCAACGACGAAGGCACCACAGTGGTTCTTGTCACACATGAAGACTATGTGGGACAGCACGCTAAACGAATTATCCGTTTTCGAGACGGACACATAGAGAAGCAAGAACGGGTGGAGAATCCACTGCGTGCGAAAGAGGGGGCGGTTGTGTGGGAGTAGGAAGAGTTTTAAAGACAGCTTTCTCAAGCCTGTGGCACAATCCGCTGCGAACGGCGCTAACTCTGCTCGGAATCATTATTGGTGTGGCCGCAGTCGTAGCTTTAATGAGTATCGGCAGCGCAACGACGAGCAGCGTGACGTCGAGAATTCAAGGGCTGGGCACGAATTTGCTGGTAATCTCTCCTGGACAGTCCGTGCAAAACGGCGTTAGTCAAGGACTTGGCACCGCACCGCTCACTTCAAAAGATGTGACAGCCCTGGAAAACAGCAAAGACTTTGCAAATGTGGCTCCGGATGCAACGACGAGATTGCAGGTGCTGTACGGTGCAACAAACTATCGGACTGTCATTGAAGGCAGCACCATTGCACTTCCTGCTGTACGAAATCTAAAGATGGCGAGAGGGCGTTTCTTCAATTTGGAGGAGCAAAGGGCGAAGGGGAACGTAGGCGTCATCGGATCGACCGCGGCTCAGAACATCTTTGGTAATGCGAACCCTGTAGGCAAGACGGTATGGATTAACGGATTGTCGTTTCGAATTATTGGAGAGCTCCAATCGCAAGGGTCATCAGGTCCAACCAACAGGGACGACAAAATCATTGTTCCTCTTACCACGTTGCAAGCCCGACTGACGGGTACAACAAATCCGAGTACAATCTACCTTTCTGCAAAGAATGGACAGAGTATGACTGCGGCACAGAATCAGGCAACACTGATTTTGCGACAGAGTCATGGACTAGGCTTTACACAGTCTAATGACTTCACGATTACAAATCAGGCCTCTTTGCTAAATACCCTGCAGGGTGTATCCAAAACCATGGAAGGATTTCTCGGTGGCATAGCTGGAATCTCACTGATTGTCGGCGGCATTGGTATCATGAACATTATGCTTGTCTCAGTTACTGAGCGCACTCGGGAAATTGGACTGCGTAAGGCCCTTGGCGCAACCAAGGGAACCATCCTGCGGCAATTTCTCGTCGAGAGTGCGCTGGTAGGGATTATTGGAGGTTTTATTGGGATAGGACTCGGAAGCGGTGCAGGGATTGCTATCGGTAACGTGATGAAGACTCCCGTTCAAATCAGTTTAACAGCCGTCTGGATCTCGTTTGTGGTATCGCTGGTTGTAGGACTTGTCTTCGGCATCTATCCGGCGTTCCGCGCAGCTTGGTTATCACCCATTGACGCATTACGGTTTGAGTAGGACATCTATTTCCCATGGCTTGTTGAGAAACTGTTGAGCTGCTGAGCACGCAACTGGGTTGCCCGCCCTAACCGGCTGAAAGGAACTTTGGAGCAACGTGGCTCTAAAGTTCCTTTCTGTGTTGTGATGAGATTCAACTGT
Proteins encoded in this window:
- a CDS encoding ABC transporter permease, encoding MGVGRVLKTAFSSLWHNPLRTALTLLGIIIGVAAVVALMSIGSATTSSVTSRIQGLGTNLLVISPGQSVQNGVSQGLGTAPLTSKDVTALENSKDFANVAPDATTRLQVLYGATNYRTVIEGSTIALPAVRNLKMARGRFFNLEEQRAKGNVGVIGSTAAQNIFGNANPVGKTVWINGLSFRIIGELQSQGSSGPTNRDDKIIVPLTTLQARLTGTTNPSTIYLSAKNGQSMTAAQNQATLILRQSHGLGFTQSNDFTITNQASLLNTLQGVSKTMEGFLGGIAGISLIVGGIGIMNIMLVSVTERTREIGLRKALGATKGTILRQFLVESALVGIIGGFIGIGLGSGAGIAIGNVMKTPVQISLTAVWISFVVSLVVGLVFGIYPAFRAAWLSPIDALRFE